Below is a genomic region from Prolixibacteraceae bacterium.
CAGGCATAAATAGAGATAAACCACTACCAGTCAATAACACTATGCAAATGACTAGTCTCAAGGACCTACTCACCTCATTAATATAACAACCATAACGTTTATACATATCGGCAATACATAAACCTACAATAAATTGGTATAATAACGGTGACTTAATGACCCACATCCAAATAGGATGAGAAGGTAAAAAGAAACTAAGTATTGGCATTAAGGTCATACAGATACTTACCTTCAATGCCACCCTCCGATTGGACATACTCAATACCAAAGCGATTAACATATAAAAAAAGAATTCGTAGTTTAAGGTCCACCCTACCGTAAGAATAGGATAAACACCTATTCCTGATGGATTATCGAAGGGAATAAACAGTAAAGACTTTATTAAACTTATGATATCAAAACTTGTATAATCAAAGATTGTCGGTAGAATATAGATTAGCAGCGAAATAAGAAGAGTGTAAAACCAGTAAACCGGAACAATTCTCATGATACGCTTTACAAAGAACTGTCTTGCGTTATAATTTCTATTTTGTATACATTGGTACATAACGACACCACTTAATACAAAAAAGACATCTACACCAAAACTACCTTTATTAGAAAAAAACCACCCCAATATACTATCACTCTTAAAATCAAAAAAGGTCTGCATTAGATGATGATAAACAATCATCCATGCAGCTATTGCTCTTAACAACTGTAGAGAATATATTTTCATAAAATCGAACTCTTTTTACATCAATAATTATTTTCATGAATACCTGTTATTATCCCGACAAACATAGCCGATAACCTTATGAAGGTCTCGAACTACTAATGTAACACTACGCTTTGATCCACAATAATTAACGGTCTATTTTATATCAATAAAGATACTTATTCATAGACATAATAATATCATAAAAAGACATTTGTAAGAATAAATATCTTTTTCAAACCCCATTTGTAACATTTACACACTATAGGCGTCTAATAATAATGAAAACAAATGGTTGTCATATCAGAATGTTATAACCATAATAAAATAATTCCAAAACTCACTTATGAACATTACAAAGATTTTATCCTTACTACTTTTCATTATTATCTCCTTTCCGAGCTTTGCACAAGAGCATACTCTAAAAGGAAAAGTATCAGGAGCAGATGGTAAAAGTATTCCATATGCTTCGATTTTTATCAAAGAAAGCAAAACAGGATCTAGCTCCAATGCGGATGGTGATTTTTCAATCAATATCCCAACGGGGAAATACCATTTGGTATTCAGCTACATGGGATACCGAAGCAAAGAGATCGAAATTACCATTCCTACCTCATCTATTCTAGAGGTTACCCTTAAAGAACAGAAGGTACAGGTCAAGGAGGTCAGAGTATACTCTGGTGGCGAGGATCCAGCTGTTTCGATCATGAAGAATGCAATTGTAATGAGTTCTTACTACAAGAAATTGGTCGAGAAATACGATGCGGATGTATATCTAAGAGGTGCAATTAAGTTCGATAAGATCCCTTGGCTTATTCAGAAGATGATCGATAGCGACGACGAAAGCAATAAAGTCAAAGAGGGAGACATTCTCTCTATAGAGAACATGAGTCATGTGAATTTCAGCCAACCAAACCACTACGAACAGACAGTTAAAGCAGTTAATTTCGTAGGACCTAAAGATTTTATGGATGACACAGTAGACCCTATTGAGTTCTTCAAT
It encodes:
- a CDS encoding acyltransferase — encoded protein: MKIYSLQLLRAIAAWMIVYHHLMQTFFDFKSDSILGWFFSNKGSFGVDVFFVLSGVVMYQCIQNRNYNARQFFVKRIMRIVPVYWFYTLLISLLIYILPTIFDYTSFDIISLIKSLLFIPFDNPSGIGVYPILTVGWTLNYEFFFYMLIALVLSMSNRRVALKVSICMTLMPILSFFLPSHPIWMWVIKSPLLYQFIVGLCIADMYKRYGCYINEVSRSLRLVICIVLLTGSGLSLFMPEISGVSNPYIILSTNTASASLLVGMFMIMEGLLSFSGKIPSRLLKLGDISYSTYLCHSIIESLVLYGFIVFDINIEDYLLTAVLITTLLVYWSSVLSYRYIERVSISIGKMMVH